The Stieleria maiorica genome includes the window TCGATGCGGCTTGGCGAGAGGACGCGTCGAATCAATCCAATACCTATCGGCGGAATTGGATCCGAAACGAATTGTTGCCCGCGATGGAAACGCAGTTCCCCCACGCCGTGACGGCAATCGCACGCGCGGTCGAAGGCCAGCGACAATGGAAAGACGCCCTGCAGTCGGTGATCGATCGCTGGATCGAGGACCAGCAGGTCCGTGAAGCCCCGCTGACGCTGCGGCGTCTCGATCGGATCGGCGGTGGCGGCATGCCGGGCCGTGATTGGGAACAGGATTCCGGTGCCGCGTCGCCGGCCGAGCAAGCCGTTGCGATCGAGGCCCTGCGCCGTTGTTGGCACCGCGCGGGGTGGCCGCTGCGTGACATGGGGCAACACCACTGGACGCGGGTCGTCGAGATGCTTTACGGCGGCGGCCCCGACGCGCTGACCTTGCCCGGTGCCGTCGACGTGCGACGGGATCAGGAAGCGGTCGTCTTCGTCCGTCGCGACCCCGTATTTCCGTAGCGGAACTCGCCAAGAGTTTCGGCCAACCCTGCGGTCTCGTGGCGAAAGCCTTGGCGGCTTCCGCTACGATCCACATCTACCGTCTCTCGCAGTTAGACTGTGGAAGGCATCGCTAATGTCATCGCCCCAACTAAACCTAATCTCTAAATGAAGACAAAATACTTTCTGTCGTGGCTGATCCTGGCCGTGACGTTCACGCCGGCGACCGCCGACGAAACGACCAACGCAGACGTCGTGATCTATGGCGGGACGTCGGCGGCGGTGACCGCGGCCGTGCAGGTCAAACAGATGGGCAAGTCGGTGGTGATCGTCTGCCCCGACAAACACCTGGGCGGTCTTTCCAGCGGCGGTTTGGGATGGACCGACACCGGAAAGAAAGAAGTGATCGGCGGCCTGGCACGCGACTTCTATCACCGGATCTATTTGGAATACCAAAAGCCGGAATCATGGCAGTGGCAGACCCGTGACAGCTATGGCAACAAAGGGCAAGGCAATCGGGCGATCGACGGTGAAAACCGGACCCAATGGATCTTTGAACCCCACGTCGCCGAGAAGGTGTTCGAAGACTACATCGCGGAATATGCGATTCCGGTTCATCGCGACCGTTGGCTCGATCGCCAATCCGGCGTCGAAGTGGTCGACGGACGGATCGTGTCGATTCGCATGCTCGGCGGCCAGACGTACCAGGCCAAGGTGTTTCTGGACGCGACCTACGAAGGCGATTTGCTGGCCGCCGCCGGTGTGCCCTATCACGTCGGGCGTGAGTCTGTGGAGCAGTACGGCGAGAATTGGAACGGCGTGCAAACCGGTGTGTTGCACCACCAGCATCACTTCGGCAATTTGCCGCCGATCAGCCCCTACAAGACCCCCGGCGATCCGAGCAGTGGGGTTCTGCCGCGAATCAGCGCTGATCCCCCCGGGGAAAAAGGGGCCGCCGATCATCGTGTCCAGGCATATTGTTTTCGGATGTGCTTGACCGATCACCCGGAAAACCGCGTCCCGTTTGCCGAGCCGGAGGGATATGATCCGTCACAGTACGAGTTGCTCGCACGGATCTATCAAGCCGGTTGGCAGGACACGTTCCGCAAGTTCGACCCGATCCCCAATCGCAAGACCGATACGAACAATCACGGGCCGATGAGCACGGATAACATCGGGTTCAACTATGACTATCCGGAAGCCTCCTACGAGCGTCGCCGCGAAATCATTCGCGAACATGAAACGTATCAAAAAGGCTGGCTCTACTTTCACACCACCGACCCGCGGGTTCCCGACGAGATTCGTACGGCAATGCAATCGTGGGGCTTGGCGGCGGATGAATTCACCGACAACGGGAACTGGCCACACCAGATCTACGTCCGTGAAGCGCGTCGCATGATCGGCAAGTACGTGATGACCGAGAACGAACTTCAAAAGCGTCGGCCCACCCCGAAGTCGGTCGGCATGGGATCCTATTCGATCGATTCGCACAATGTTCAGCGCTACATCACGCCGGAGGGATACGTCCAAAATGAAGGTGACATCGGCGTGTCGACCGGCGGCCCGTACCAGATCTCGTACGATTCCCTGGTCCCGAAACAATCTGATTGCACCAATTTGCTGGTTCCGGTTTGCGTGTCCAGTTCGCACATCGCGTTCGGTTCGATACGGATGGAACCGGTCTTTATGATCCTGGGCCAAAGCGCCGCGACAGCGGCCGTGCTGGCGATCGACGGTGGGTCTGCCGTTCAGGACGTTCGCTATGAAGACTTGAAAGAGCGACTGGAAGCCGATGGGCAAGTGCTGCAGTACGAAGGCGGCGGGGGCAGCGGCGCGGCACTTCGTCCGGGTGATTTTTCCGGGATCGTGTTGGACAACGTTGCCGCGAAACTGGACGGTTCGTGGCAATCCAGCCAAGCCAATCACCCGCATTTTCTGGCCGGCTACCTGCATGATGGCAATGCAAACAAGGGGCAGTCGACGGCGACGTTCGAAGTCGCGTTGGACGCCGGGACGTATGACGTTCAAATCGCGTATCCCGTCAACAACAACCGCGCGAGCAATGTCCCGGTCCAAATTGCCCATGCCGAGGGGACTGAATCGGTAACGCTCAATCAGCGGAGTAAGCCGGCGGTCGAGGACACCTTCGCCTCGCTGGGACGCTACCGTTTTGACGCCGGCACCCCCGCCCGCGTTGTGATCACGAACGATGCCACCGATGGTTACGTGATCATCGATGCCGTTCGATTCGTGCCGGTGAAGGGGAGCGAGTGATGGGCGGCTGTGCTGGTCGGGTGTTGTACGATGGCCCTTCCGGGCCGTCGTTTGAACCCTGCGGGTTCAGCCGGGGACTGAAGAAGAGGGCAACCCGGAAGGAATGTCCTACGTGGAGGACTGTACGACGGTCCCTTCCGGGCCGTCGTCCATGCGGCTCTCCGCGACGGCCCGGAAGGGCCGTCGTACAGGGTTGATCGGCTGTACGACCTCCTTTTTAGGTCGTCGTGCAAAGCCCTACGGGCGCCGGCCCGGAAGGGCCGGCGTACCCGGTGGGGACTTACGGCCGCAGGCCGGCTTGATCGGCGGCGTCTTCCAGGAAGTAGTTGATATCGGCGTGCTTGTCGGCGTGCAGGACTTCGTAGGCGTGGGCGGCGCTGCGGGCGTGATAGAGTTGTTCGACCAGGTTGGCGTCACGGGTGATGGCGGTCGCGAATGCCGACAGCACTTGCAGGTGACGACTGCGTTCCATCTCCGGCGTCGCCAGCAGCAATACGGCGTGGACGCGGCGGTCGTCAAAGGTGTCGAATTTCAGCCCTTCGGCACTGAGCCCCAGGACGCCACGAATCTCGTCGCCCTCCCCGTCGTCCAGGATCGCGTGGGGGATCATCAGCCCTTGTCCCAAGTAGGTTGACAGTTCGGCATCGCGAGCCAGCACCCGCGCGACAAACTCCTCCTGTGGGATTTGCATCTTTGACGTCGCGTACAGCTGCGACGCCAGTTGTCGGATCGTGCCTTCGCGATCGCTTCCGGACAGCCCCACGGTGATGCGATGTTCTTGCAGGAAGTCCAGCAGTCGTGGGCGGTCCTTGTGGTCTTCGTCGGCTCGTGACAGGGCGAACCGTGTCGCGCTCGGGCCGAGCAATTGGTTGATCGCCAGTGCGGACAATCCGACCGTGTTGACGATCGTTCGGACTTCCTCGCTGAAACCGGAGTCCTCGCCCGAGACCAACAGGATCAAGCCGACCGCGACGCCGCCGTGTGGCAGCAGCGCGATGCCCAGGTAGCCGCGCACGTTGGCCGTCACGCCGGCCAAAGACATGGCCGAAAACGCGCTGATGCATTTTCCGGCCAGGCGAGCGAAGAAATACAGTCCGACCAGAGCCGCGGCGCTGGGGACCAGGCCGAAATCCAGTCGCATGCCGGCAAAGGTGTAGAACAGAGCGAACAGCGCGCCGCCGATGGTTTGTAAATAGGCTTCGCCCGAACGAACCAGGTCGTGTTGGAAATTCGTCAGTACGATGCCCGCAAAGGTGCAAGCGAGGATCCCGCCGGAGGTGCCGAAACCGGCGGCAAAGCCCCACGAGCCGAGCACCGCGGCAACGATCGTCGGTCCCAGAAATGCCGGGCTGACGATGATCCGCGTCAACGCGATCGCGATCAGGGCACAGCCGCCGCCGATCGCCAGCGTGATGCCGAATTGAACGACCACGCTTTGCAACGCATCGGACCATCCGGCTTGGGCGCCCAAGAAGGTCGTGATGAACACAAACACGGCCACAGCGACCATGTCGATCAAACCGATCGCCGCCAACAAGGTGCGTGTCAAAATGCCCCGTGCCCGGGCTTCCTGGATCACCAAGACCGTCGTCCCGGGAGCCCCCGCGATCGCGATTGCCGCCAGCAACAACGCGGCCTGGGTCGTCATCGAATCGCCGCCGGGCAGCAGCGGCCCGGCAAAATAAAGCAGCGCGCCGACCAGCACCGGTGTCACCAACGTCTCGCCCAGCAACAACAGCCCGATGCGTTTTCCGGTGTTCCGCAGACTGGCGAAATACAGCGTCGCACCAACGGTGAACGCGATGAATCCGAGCACGAAGTGCATGTAGGGCAAGAAGCGATCCAGGCATTTCGGATCCACTTCGGTGTTCATGCCGGGCAGCGCGAGCCAGCGCAGCACGATGCCGGTCGCGATCCAGCCGGTCACCTTGGGCATGCGGAGCAGTGCGAAGATTTCGCCGCCGACGATTCCGGTCACCAGCACCGTCGCCATGTTCAGCAGCGGATCTTCTAGGTGAAGATTAACGGAGTTGTGGAACAATGGTGCGGTCCTCGCCGATAAGCCAACAAACGATGTGACACAGGTGGGTCACCCCCGGCCAGTGGCGGATCCCCCGCACACTGGTGTGTTCCGCCCCGATGCGCCCCTGTGGTGTTGAGTGCGTCCCCGAAGTCCGGTGAGCCCCCAATGTAAGGCCTTCACCGGCCAGCGGATACCTCAGCGCGCCGGCACCTCCTCGACCGAGTAACTACGATGAATGGATCGGCTCCGAGTGTTTCGTCTCTCCCGAAGTGGAACTCGCCTATGGCCTGTTGATGAATCGCAACTGAAACAATCGTGAGCCGATGGCGCTAGCCACGGGCCTCGAAGGGCGATGCTGGCACCGCTAGACCCGCGGCTAGCGCCATCGGCTCACTAAATCGATCGCCCGCTTGCGCTTCGTGCTTGTCGCTTCCTGTTCACTTATCGAAAACGTTTAAATCAACAGACCGCCTAGAGTTTCGGCCGGCATGGCGCGAGCTGGCAGGGAGCTGAACGCATTGGCGGCTTCCGCTATGCATCGGGCTTCCGCTACGGGGCGAAACAGATCATTGAATTGCGGCGGAATGCCAGAATCGGGCCTACGAGTCTGGAGGAATCATCGCGTGGCTTTGATCATCAAGCCGACCGAGCGGCGGGAAATCGAAGCGATCTTTGCGCTGCGGCGCGACCCGGACGTGTTGTTGCACCAGTACCGTCCCCGCCGCAGCGAGACTCCGGAATCGTTTGCCCGCAAGCTGGATGCCCCGCCTGACCGACTCGGCATGTCATTTCGTTGCACGTCGATTCTGGTCGACGATGTTATGGTCGGACACGTGATGCAGCATTTCGGACCCGCTCCGGACCCCCGGCTCAACGCGTGTGAATGTGGCTGGAATCTCGCCAAGTCTCACTGGGGACAGGGCATCATGCCCCGAGCGCTCACGCTGCTGTTCGACCAGTTGTTTGAGGAGGATCCCAAGCTGTTGATTTTCGCCTCGTGTTTTACCTCCAATCACCGCAGTCGTCGGGTGATCGAAAAGCTGGGGTTCCAGCGAGATCAGATGCACTGGATCGTCTGGTTGACCCATTTGATTCGCAGCCGCGGGCGGCGGATCGAGCAGTTTCGCCTGGACCGGAGGGGATATCGGTTGGCGCTGGCGCATCTGGCCGCGGTTGAATCGTTGGAGCGGGAGTCGGCTTCGGATTAACCCACGGATGTCACCCAGCCAAGGATCCGAGAGGGCAACTCGCCTTCGATGGGAGTCAGGCGAGGGAGGGCTGAATGATGCGGGGCAGAATGATAAGTTGCGCGGAGTCCGGCGGCAGACCTTAAGTCGGCGCGGAAGGTTAGCAGCAGGTCGGCCACTGCGTTTGAACGGGGCAATAAAAAAACGGAGCCGATTCTGTCGGCTCCGTTTTCATCGTTGGTGATCAACAGGACGCGTGGCGTTCCCTGTCGGCAGACTGCGATCAGCCGCCGGTCGGGAACAGTGGGCCTTCGCCGCTTCCCAGGCCGCCCTTCAGGTCGCCTTCTTGGGCGGGCATGCTGCCGGTTTCGGCGGCTTCGGCTTCCGCCGCGGCACGTTCTTGCTCTTCGCCCCAGTCGACTCGTTTGAGCGACAGGCCGATCTTTCGCTCGTCGGTATCGACACGCAGCACCTTGACCTCGATCTCGTCGCCGACCTTGACGACTTCTTCCGGGTTTTCGACCTTGTGCTCGGCCAGTTCGCTGATGTGCAGCAAGCCTTCCAAGCCGTCTTCCAGGCCGATGAAGACACCGAAGTTGGTGATCTTGGTGACGTTGCCCTTGACCAGTTGGCCGGGCTGGTACTTGTCCGGAATGTCGCCATCCCAGGGGTCGTTATCGAGTTGCTTCAGTCCCAACGCGATGCGGCGACGTTGTTCGTCGACGCTCAACACACGGCACTGCAGCTCTTGGCCTTTCTCCAACAATTCGCTGGGGTGACCGATCTTGCGGGTCCAGGACATGTCGCTGACGTGAAGCAGTCCATCGATACCTTCTTCGAGTTCGATGAACGCACCGTAGTTGGTCAGGTTGCGAACCTTTCCGGTCACGTCGGTGCCCTCGGGGTAACGCTCCAACACGTCGTCCCAGGGGTTCTTTTGGGTCTGCTTCATGCCCAACGACAGTTGCTGGCCTTCGGGGTCGACGCCCAGGATTTTGACCTGGATCTTGTCGCCGATGTTGACCAATTCGCTGGGGTGATTGACCCGCTTGGTCCAGCTCATCTCGCTGATGTGCACCAGGCCTTCGATGCCCGGTTCCAGTTTGACGAACGCACCGTAGCTCATCACGTTGACGACTTCGCCATCGTGGTTGGAATCCACCGGATACTTCTCTTCGATGTTTTCCCACGGGTTGCGGTCTTTTTGCTTCAAGCCGAGCGCGATCTTTTGCTTTTCGCGATCGATGTGCAGCACCTTGACTTCGATTTCTTGGTCGATTGAAACCATTTCGGTCGGGTGCGAGATGCGTTCCCAAGCCATGTCGGTGATGTGCAGCAGGCCGTCGATACCGCCCAGGTCCACGAAGGCACCGAAGTCGGCGATGTTCTTGACGATCCCCTTGCGGATCTGTCCGACCTCGAGTTCCTGCATCAGGTACGCGCGGTCTTCTTCGCGTTGGTTTTCGATCAGCGAACGTCGGCTGATGACGATGTTGCGGCGGGTGTCGTCGATCTTCAAGACTTCGGCTTGGATCACGCGGCCGATGAAATCGCCGATGTCGCCGGGGCGTCGGATATCGACTTGGCTGCCCGGCAGGAAGACGTTGACGCCGATGTCGACCAGCAAACCGCCTTTGATCTTGCGGATCACGGTACCGGTGACGACCTGGCCTTCACCGATCTTCTTGATGATGTGTTCCCACTCGATGATCTTTTCCGCTTTGCTCTTGCTCAGCGCGATCATTCCGTAGGGGTCGTCGGCAGCCCCGTAGTTGTCTTCCATTTCCTCGATGAGGACCTGGACGGTGTCGCCGACCTTGGGTTTGGTTTCGTCGGGGCCCCATTCGTTCAGGTTGACCGTGCCTTCGCTTTTAAAGCCGACATCGATCAGGGCCCATTCGTCGTTGATTTCAACGATTTTGCCGTCAACGATTCGCCCTTGGGCGTATTCTTGCTGCTCGGCGTGCTGCAGGAAATCGAGCAGCCAATCCTCCGTCTCCTCCTCTGGCGCCATGACGGCCAGATCGTTGAGCATGTCGTCGTCTTCGAGGGAACGGATCAGATTGCGGTTGACCATGAAATTTTCCGATTCGGAATCTGTTGATGAGTCCAGGAGATGCCGGCGAGCCGAACGAGCAGGTTCGGCCGGGGAGCGCGGCGAAGCATGACGCCGCGGCAAAAGAGGCTTCTGCCGTCAAACGTCCCGCAGTTGGAGGGCGGTCTGGAGTTCGCGGCGACAGATTCGTGGGTTGGAGGAGTGAAATGACATCCGCTGCGGACGCCGTCCCTAAGTGATGGAAGGTCACGGCGAAAGCTGGCGATTGCGGCGGTCGGATTCAATCAAACTTCGATTGAAAAACTTCAATCGAACGCGATCCGACCGGCTGCACACGCCAGGCGCAGGGTCGGGCAACATGCCCGAAAAATCGTAGCGGGGAAGCCTACCAGACCCCGAGGACCCCCACAACAGCATTTTTCGGTATTCGCGGATCGTTCCGGGCCGATCAGCCTTCGGCGATATCCACAAACACCTTCAAAGCGTCCTTGTCCTCGACCAACAACCGCATCATCTCCTGGTAGTTGTCCATTCCGTCGACCGGGTGGGTCAGGATTTTGTCCAGCACGCCGGGGAACATCATGTCGCCCAGCGCCAGATCTCGGATGCCGCTCTCGAAGTGCGTGCGGTTGGCATTGACGCTGCCGAGAAGCAACTTGTTGCCCAGCACCCAATTCAAATTGACGCTGTCGGAGGGGATTTCGATGTTTTCATCGCCCCCGGTGATGCTGGTCCAGACCACCACGCCGTTGTGCCCGACGTGTTGCATCGCCTGGAACGCCAACTTGCTGCTGCCGGTCGCGTCGACGATCAAGTCCGGTTTGCCCGTGTTGGCGACCAGTTCGTCCAGCGACGTTTTGCGGGTGCTGACATAGTTGGCCTCCATGCCGGTGACGATTTCGCTTTTCAGGTTCGGGGCTTCTCCGCGGGCCAGCGTGTAAACGTCCAGGCCGCGAAGTTTGAGGATCAGTGTGGTCAGCAAGCCGATTTGGCCCGACCCGAGCACGTAGGCCAGACGCGGCCGCCAGACCTTCATGCGGTGCTGAGCCTCATAGGCCTGTTGGACCGCCTTGGCCGCACAGCTCATCGGTTCTTGCAGCACGTGCAAATGCTTCAGCCCCTCGGGGACCCGAACGATGTACTCCTCCTCGTCGGCGAACTTCTCTGTCATGAAGCCGTGACGCAAGTTGATCCCACGCTCGTAGTACGTCTCCTCGCTGGTCATGTCGTTGGTCCCGATCACGTCATAGATCGATCCGCCCGGTCGACGGACCGTCGCGGTGACGTAGTCGCCCGGTTTGACGCGGCGGACGTTGGGACCGACCGCTTCGACGATGCCGAACGACTCGTGGCCGATCACCAGGAAATCGTCGCCCTGCGGCGCGTTGCCGTACAGCGCCTCGTTGATCTCGCGGTCGGTCGCGTCCACCCCGACCTTCAGGGTCTTGACCAGCACCCCTTTGCCATCGGGGAACTGATCCAGCGACGGTTCTTCGATTTCGGTCAGGTGAACGCTATTGGGGGTGCCCGGGGTAACCGCGACAGCTTTCATCGGTATCTACTAGGTCAAAAGGGGGGAGGCATTGAGCGGGGAGATTCACCGCCGAGGCTAAGATGGCCTGCGGCGGACGCGAAATCGTAGCAATCGGACGGGGCGGGGGTCAGGGGGCGCGATCGCTTCTTCGCCCGCCAGGCCCTCTGCCCCTCGTTCCCAGGCTCCGGCCTGGGAACGCGTCTCTTGTGTGGTCGCCCTCGTTCCCAGGCTCCGGCCTGGGAACGCGCTTCCCGTGTGGCTCCTGCCACACCCGGCCGGCAGCGCGAGGCGGAGCATGGGCGGCGCAAAATCTGGATCTTGCGGTGGTTCAGAATTCACGCGAAATCATTCCGCGATGAATTGGTTGACTCACAGCCGCCATCGAGCGACGAAACACGAGTGACATCAGCCGATTCGCGCAAGCGTTCGGGCCCCCGGCTATCGGAGGCCCCGGCGTCTATCGGAGGCCCGTAGGCTGGCGCCAAACGGCTGATCCCAACAGGGTTTCACGGAATCGAAAACGCCAAAATCCTCTCGCCTGTCCCCAGGCAGGAGCCCAGGGGGCGAGGGGTTGTCGCCCCCTCTGTTCCCACTGGCCGGCTGGGTTTTCAGCCGTGTTCCCCGGTGTCGATTCGTCGCAGTCGGGCGGGCGCAAGTGTCTTAGTGGGGGTGAGGTCCCCGTTGCCGCGTTGCAGCGGGGAATCTGCCGTTCTTTTTAAACAACGATGGTTGTCAAAAATGGTCGATGCTGCAACAGTAGGGGTGTCGTCTTTCTCGTTCCAGACTCCCCAACAGGTCCCGCGATGAAACCTGAGCCGTCACCGGAAAGCGGTCCCATCCGCTCGGTCGATCGCGAATTGCTGCTGGCGATGCGCAGCGGCGAGCTGTTCGGGATCGGAGAGCTGACCGAGGAGCTGAGCGTCACCGCGACGGCGGTCCGCCAGCGGATCGAGCGGTTGCTCGCTCGCGGCTTGATCGATCGCGAGAAAGTCGTGGCCGGTCGTGGCCGGCCCACGTACCGTTACCGAATCACCGAGCAAGGCAAGCGGATCACGGCAGCCGATTCGACCGAATTGGCCGAAGCGATGTGGCAGGAACTGCTGTCGATCGAAGACCCCGAGCTGCGAAACCGGATGCTTCGTAGCGTGGCGACGCGTTTGGGTCGCGAGTATGCGGCGCAGCTTGATGAGAACGCACCGTTGGAAGAACGCATGCGAGTGCTGTCGCGGTTGTTGAAGTCGCGGCGGGTCGTCAGCGATGTGATCTCGGCGGGTGAGTTGCCGGTTTTGGACATCAACGCGTGTCCTTATCCGACGCTGGCCGATGGCAGCCAGGACCATTCGATGTGCCGGTTGGAAGAGCAGGTGCTGTCGGAGGCACTCGGCAAGCCGGTTCAATTGAGCCAGTGCCGACTCGATGGCGACTCCTGTTGCCAATTTTCGCCGGCGGTGAATTCGTCAACCGCGAATTCACCTGGCGACGGCACGACCGCTGAAGTCGACTGACGCGACGGAACGATCAAACACCTTTTTACACCCACCTTTGCAATCATAGAAATGACTCACGTTCTGAAAATTGAAGACTTGCACGTGTCGGTCGGCGACAAGCCGATTCTCCGGGGCGTCAACTTGACCATCAACCATGGCGAAACGCACGCCCTGATGGGCCCCAACGGCAGCGGCAAGAGCACCTTGGGTTTGGCGATCATGGGCCACCCCGGGTACGAAGTGACGTCGGGATCGATCACGCTGGACGGCAAGGACGTGTTGGAGATGGGGCCGGATGAACGGGCACGAGCGGGCATCTTCATGGCGTTCCAACGACCGATGGCGATCCCCGGCGTGAAGATGGCGGATTTCTTGCGTCACGCGACCACCAACGTCCGACGCCCCGACCGCAAGGAAGGCGAAGAGTTGATTCCGATGCGTGAGTTCCGCAAGGAGCTTCGCGAAAAGATGGAACATCTGCGGATGGACAGCGAATTCGCCCGCCGCTACGTCAACGACGGTTTCTCCGGCGGTGAAATGAAACGTGCCGAGATTCTGCAGTTGGCAATGTTGCAACCCAAATTTGCCGTGTTGGATGAAACCGACTCGGGGCTCGATGCCGACGCCGTCCGATTGGCAAGTGAGTCGATCGCGGACATCGGCCACCAGAAAATGGGACTGCTGATCATCACCCACCACGACAAATTGCTCGAACACAATCCCCCGGAATTCACCCACGTCATGCTGGGCGGACGGCTGGTTGAAACCGGCGGCAAGGAACTGGCCGAAGAGCTGCACCAACACGGCTACGACCGCATCCGAAAAGCCTATCCGGATGCCGAAGCGCTGAACCAAAAGCTGCTTGCCGAAGACGCCGAAGAGGCACTGGCGTGAGCTCGCTTGGCAAGCTCGCGTAAGCTCGCTCGGCAACTCGCCCGGCAAACTGAACCCTACGAATCATTCCCATCTCCGTTTTGGAGCTCATCGATATGTCAACCGACGCGCCTGCCGAACCGAAAACCGAAATCGGCGAAATCAACAAGTACAATTTCCGCACCGAGACGACCGGCGTCTTCAAAGCCAAGAAGGGACTCAGTCGCGAGATCGTCAACCAGATCTCCGATATCAAGAACGAACCGGACTGGATGCGTGAGTTCCGCCTGCGTTCGTTGGAGATCTTCGAATCCAAGCCGATGCCCAAATGGGGCGGGGCGATCGATATCGATTTCCAGGACATCTACTACTACCTCAAGCCGACCGATCATCAGGGAAAGACTTGGGATGATGTCCCGCAAGAGATCAAGGACACCTTCGACAAGCTGGGAATTCCCGAAGCGGAAAAGAAGTTTCTGGCCGGGGTGAAGGCTCAGTTCGAAAGCGAAGTCGTTTACGGTTCGCTGGAAGAGGACTTGGCGAAAAAAGGTGTCATCTTTACCGATACCGACACCGCCGTTCGCGAACACCCCGAATTGTTGCGCGAGTACTTCGGCAAGATCATCCCGCCGGAAGACAACAAGTTCGCCGCACTTAACAGCGCGGTCTGGTCCGGAGGATCGTTCATCTACATCCCCAAGGGCGTGTCGATCGACTTCCCGCTGCAGGCGTATTTCCGCATCAACGCCGAGAGCATGGGGCAATTCGAACGGACGCTGATTCTGGTCGACGAAGGTGCCAACGTGCACTACGTCGAAGGCTGCACGGCGCCGATGTACAGCACCGAATCGTTGCACAGCGCGGTCGTCGAAGTCGTGGTCAAACGCAACGCACGCTGTCGTTACACGACCATCCAAAACTGGGCCAACAACATTTACAACCTGGTCACCAAACGGGCGCATGCCTACGGCGATGCGACCATGGAATGGGTCGACGGAAACTTGGGCAGCAAGTTGACGATGAAGTACCCCGCCGTGCACATGAAGGAGCCCGGGGCGCGCGGCGAGATCCTGTCGATCGCGTTCTCCAGTGCCGGCCAGCACCAAGACGCCGGCGCGAAGCTGGTGCACGAGGCGCCCAACACGACCGGACAAATCATCAGCAAGAGTATCAGCAAGAATGGCGGTCGCAGCAGCTACCGCGGTCTGGTTGCGGTGCACCCCGGTGCCCACAACAGCAAGAACAACGTCGTCTGCGACGCGTTGATCTTGGACCCGCAAAGCCGCAGTGACACGTACCCGTACATCGAGATCAGCGAGCAGGATGTTCAAATCGGTCACGAGGCCAGTGTGTCTCGGATCGGCGAAGAGCAGATGTTCTACCTGCTCTCCCGCGGCCTGTCCGAGCAGGAAGCGAGCACGATGATCGTCAACGGTTTTATCGAGCCGCTGGTCAAAGAGCTGCCGATGGAATACGCGATCGAAATGAACCGTCTGATTCAACTGCAAATGGAAGGCAGCGTCGGGTAAGACCTGCTTTTGCCGGCCGAAGCCGTTCCCGGATTCTCGCCTGGTGTGGCGGACAACTGAGCCGACGGCGCTAGCCCGCGGGTGCCAAACGCGATCGGTGTCCAGGCAAGGCCCGAGGCTAGCGCCTTCGGCTCACATAAATGCAAGGCCCGAGGCTAGCGCCTTCGGCTCACATAAAACGAAGGGCCGACCGCCACGTCAACCCACACAGAAATCGAAACCAATCCAACAATTTTTCCATGTCACAAACCATCACACACGCCTTTGATGCCGCCGG containing:
- the sufC gene encoding Fe-S cluster assembly ATPase SufC, whose product is MTHVLKIEDLHVSVGDKPILRGVNLTINHGETHALMGPNGSGKSTLGLAIMGHPGYEVTSGSITLDGKDVLEMGPDERARAGIFMAFQRPMAIPGVKMADFLRHATTNVRRPDRKEGEELIPMREFRKELREKMEHLRMDSEFARRYVNDGFSGGEMKRAEILQLAMLQPKFAVLDETDSGLDADAVRLASESIADIGHQKMGLLIITHHDKLLEHNPPEFTHVMLGGRLVETGGKELAEELHQHGYDRIRKAYPDAEALNQKLLAEDAEEALA
- a CDS encoding glucose 1-dehydrogenase; the protein is MKAVAVTPGTPNSVHLTEIEEPSLDQFPDGKGVLVKTLKVGVDATDREINEALYGNAPQGDDFLVIGHESFGIVEAVGPNVRRVKPGDYVTATVRRPGGSIYDVIGTNDMTSEETYYERGINLRHGFMTEKFADEEEYIVRVPEGLKHLHVLQEPMSCAAKAVQQAYEAQHRMKVWRPRLAYVLGSGQIGLLTTLILKLRGLDVYTLARGEAPNLKSEIVTGMEANYVSTRKTSLDELVANTGKPDLIVDATGSSKLAFQAMQHVGHNGVVVWTSITGGDENIEIPSDSVNLNWVLGNKLLLGSVNANRTHFESGIRDLALGDMMFPGVLDKILTHPVDGMDNYQEMMRLLVEDKDALKVFVDIAEG
- the sufB gene encoding Fe-S cluster assembly protein SufB, giving the protein MSTDAPAEPKTEIGEINKYNFRTETTGVFKAKKGLSREIVNQISDIKNEPDWMREFRLRSLEIFESKPMPKWGGAIDIDFQDIYYYLKPTDHQGKTWDDVPQEIKDTFDKLGIPEAEKKFLAGVKAQFESEVVYGSLEEDLAKKGVIFTDTDTAVREHPELLREYFGKIIPPEDNKFAALNSAVWSGGSFIYIPKGVSIDFPLQAYFRINAESMGQFERTLILVDEGANVHYVEGCTAPMYSTESLHSAVVEVVVKRNARCRYTTIQNWANNIYNLVTKRAHAYGDATMEWVDGNLGSKLTMKYPAVHMKEPGARGEILSIAFSSAGQHQDAGAKLVHEAPNTTGQIISKSISKNGGRSSYRGLVAVHPGAHNSKNNVVCDALILDPQSRSDTYPYIEISEQDVQIGHEASVSRIGEEQMFYLLSRGLSEQEASTMIVNGFIEPLVKELPMEYAIEMNRLIQLQMEGSVG
- a CDS encoding helix-turn-helix transcriptional regulator, with the translated sequence MKPEPSPESGPIRSVDRELLLAMRSGELFGIGELTEELSVTATAVRQRIERLLARGLIDREKVVAGRGRPTYRYRITEQGKRITAADSTELAEAMWQELLSIEDPELRNRMLRSVATRLGREYAAQLDENAPLEERMRVLSRLLKSRRVVSDVISAGELPVLDINACPYPTLADGSQDHSMCRLEEQVLSEALGKPVQLSQCRLDGDSCCQFSPAVNSSTANSPGDGTTAEVD